The following are encoded in a window of Solibacillus sp. FSL R7-0668 genomic DNA:
- a CDS encoding phosphoglycerate mutase, with the protein MEEIDIINKEAIKADLALIKTCLRLINQTIVISKQRGETFTATENEGLHKLINKIDRDLSKIKKNIQYEPMNTTKS; encoded by the coding sequence ATGGAAGAAATCGATATAATCAACAAAGAAGCGATTAAAGCAGATTTAGCTCTTATCAAGACCTGTTTGAGGCTAATTAATCAAACCATTGTCATCAGCAAACAAAGAGGCGAAACCTTTACAGCCACTGAAAATGAGGGATTACATAAGTTAATCAATAAAATTGACCGAGACTTAAGCAAAATTAAGAAAAATATTCAATATGAACCAATGAATACGACGAAGAGCTAA
- a CDS encoding arsenate reductase family protein yields the protein MTIQFIHYPKCTTCKKAQKWLDENGIAYEAIHIVEQTPSKEQLKAYYEASGLPLKKFFNTSGMKYRELELKDKLPTMSEEEQLALLASDGMLIKRPLVTDGKKLTLGFKESDFLETWK from the coding sequence ATGACAATTCAATTTATTCACTATCCAAAATGTACAACGTGTAAAAAAGCACAAAAATGGTTGGATGAAAACGGTATTGCCTACGAAGCTATTCACATCGTTGAACAAACGCCTTCTAAAGAACAACTTAAGGCATATTATGAAGCGAGTGGGCTGCCATTAAAGAAATTTTTTAATACATCAGGCATGAAATACCGTGAATTAGAATTAAAAGATAAATTACCGACAATGTCAGAAGAAGAGCAATTGGCGCTTTTAGCATCAGATGGTATGTTAATTAAACGTCCGCTTGTAACAGATGGTAAAAAATTAACATTAGGATTTAAGGAGTCTGACTTCTTGGAAACTTGGAAATAA